The sequence CAGACCTCGGCGCGGAGGTCATCAAGATCGAGAGTGCCGCTTACCCGGACGGTCTACGTCAAACGCCGCCGGGGCAGGCGATGAGCAGGTCCTGGGCGTTGACCCATCGCAACGAGTATGCGCTCGGTCTGGATTTGCGCAGCGCCGACGGCGCAACGATCTTCGCCCGTCTGGTCGCCGATGCCGACGCGGTGTTCGCCAATTTCAAGCCGGGAACCCTTGCTTCACTGGGCTTCTCGTACGAGCGGCTGCGGGAATGCAACCCGCAGATCGTGCTGGCCGAAAGCAGTGCATTCGGCGCAACGGGACCGTGGAGCGCTCAGATGGGCTACGGGCCGCTGGTGCGCGCCACCACCGGCGTCTCCAAATTGTGGACATCCGAGGAAAGCCGAGGAGGCTTGTCCGCCAGTTTCTTCGATGCCACCACGGTCTTTCCCGATCACGTCGTCGCCCGCCTCACCGCGGTTGCGGCGTTGGCGTCGCTGCTCGGCCGGGACAGCGTCGGAGCCGGTGCGCACGTGCACATCTCGCAGGCCGAGGCGGCCGTCAACCAGCTCGCCATAAGCTACGTCGTCGACGCCGCAAGGTCCGCCGGCCTGCCCGTCGCCGACGACACGGGCCTGCACGGCGTCTACCAGTGCGCAGGCGAGGACGAATGGTGTGTGGTCTCGTTGCGTTCCGCCGCCGATCGCGCAGCGCTGGCCGCCGCGATGGGAGGTGCCGAACTGCCCGGCGACCGCCCCGGCCTCATGGCTGCGGTATCCGCGTGGACAGCCGGCCTGGACAAGACCACGGTCGCGGACATGCTCCAGCGGCTCGGGGTGCCCGCAGCACCGATGAACCGCGCCGTCGACGTGCTCGCCGACCCCACCCTCGTACACCGGAAGTTGTTCACCGACATGGTTCATCCGCTGTTCGAACACCCGATGCCAACCGAGACCAGCCCTGCACTGTTCGCCCACATCCCGCGGGCCGAACTGCGACCCGCCCCGATGGCTGGCGAGCACACCCGTGAGATCTGCCAGAAGCTCCTGGCCCTGGACACCGATGAGATCGACCGCCTGATCGCCGACGGCGTGCTGTTCACCGCCGCCGACTCCGCCGACACATCGAGGACGCAACCGTGACACCACCACCCAGAACGCCGGTGCTCGTCGGCTACGGACAGGTCAACCAACTCGAGGAGAACCCCTCAGTCGAACCCATCGGCCTGATGGCCGATGCCGCCCATGCCGCTGCGTGCCCTCGGGTGCTGCAGGCCGTCGACTCGGTGCGCATCGTCAACATCCTGTCGTGGCGCTACCGCGACCCGGGTCGGTTGCTGGCACAGCAGATCGGCGCGGACAACGCGTCGACCCGGTACACGGGGGTTGGCGGAAACGTCCCGCAGACCTTGGTGAACCAGGCGTGTCTGGACATCCAGTCGGGCCGCGCCGACGTGGTGCTGATCGCGGGCGCCGAAACATTCCGCACCAGAACCCGATTGCGTAACCGCGGCGTGAAGCCGGACTGGACTAGCGAGCCGGAATCGGTGCCGTTTGCCGAGGGCGCCAATGAGAACCTGCCGATGGTGGGACCGGCGGAGCTGCGCATCAACCTGGATCGGCCTGCCTACGTATATCCGCTCTTCGAGCAGGCGTTGCGCATCGCAGCGGGCGAGTCACCCGACGAGCACCGCCGACGCATCGGCGCGCTGTGGTCGCGGTTCAGCGAAGTGGCACAGGCGAATCCGCACGCGTGGAGTCGGTCGGCGCTGTCCGCCGACGACATCTGGCAGCCCAACGAGAGCAACCGGATGATCAGCTGGCCGTACACCAAGCTGATGAACTCCAACAACATGGTCGACCAGGGCGCGGTGGTCATCGTGGCCTCCGCCGAGAAGGCGAACCGACTGCAGATTCCCACCGAGCGCTGGGTGTTCCCATACGCGGGCACCGACGCGCACGACACCTATGCCGTGGGTGAGCGGCTGGAACTCAGCGAATCACCGGCGATACGGATCGGTGGCAGCCGGGCGCTCGAACTCGCCGGGGTAGGAGTCGACGACATCGACCTGATCGACGTCTACTCGTGCTTCCCGTCGGCGGTTCAGGTCGCCGCAGCCGAACTGGGGCTGGCGCTGAGCGACGCAAACCGTCCGCTGACCGTCACCGGCGGCCTCACGTTCGCAGGTGGCCCATGGAACAACTACGTCACGCATTCGATCGCCACGATGGCGCAACGGTTGGCAGGCAATTCCGGTCAGCTCGGCCTGATCACAGCCAACGGCGGCTATCTGACCAAGCACAGCTTCGGTGTCTACGGTTCGGAACCGCCGGCGCACCAATTCCGCTGGGAAGACGTGCAATCCACTGTCGACGCCGAGCCGACGAGGGTCGCCGAGGTCGAATGGTCCGGCGTCGGAACCGTCGAAGCGTGGACGACGCCGTTTGATCGCGACGGTGCCGCCCAGAAGGCCTTCCTCGCGGTTCGCACCCCCGACGACTCGAGGACGCTCGCGGTGATCAGCGACGCCGGACAAGCCGACGTGACCGTGCGCGAGGACATCGCGCGAGCGAAGGTGGCGGTGCATCCCGACGGCACCGCCACGCTCGAATGACGCTGCGCCGCTAGGGTGCGTCGAGCGGCACTTCGCTGTAATGCAGATCGAATCCGTCCGCGCTGAACGTGAAGCCCTTGCCGCTTGCCTCACTCAGGCACGAGACCCCCTTCGACTCCTGGAGGTTGCACCGGAAACGGGCAACGGCCAGCGTCCGGTTGAACGGCAGCACGGTGGCGGGCGACGGCGGAGCGAACGCAGCGGCGTCGACGGCCGCGAAACGGGCATCGCCCTGTGGGCCGACGACGATCGCGTTGGGCGGTGTCTGCTGACCGTCCGCGTCCGGCACGGTTTCCGGTGCACCGGTGATGGCAAGGGCGTCGGTCGTGCCTCCGCAGCCCGCCATGTCGCCCGGCAGTATCGCGCACTGCCAGCGACCGCTCGGCGTCGAGAAGTAGTAGGCCGATCGACCAGCAGTGTTCTGGGCGAAGTCGCGCCCATTGGCCAGCAGCGCGGGGTTGGTCGGCGGCAGCGGCGGCGCGGCCGGGGCGGCCTGGGCGGCGGTCGACGAGGTGTCTGTAGCCCACTCGCCGGTGTTGACGACACGTTCGGCTGTGCACCCCGTGAGAACTATCAGCGCCGCAAAGGTCAGAGTTATGGCTCGCATTTGGTTCCATAGCGTGCCAAACGCAGATTTCTCTCGACGCACCGGGGCAGCAAACGCTGAAACCACCCAGCGATGGCGATGGCCGCTTTCGCTAGCCGGATAACGGTCACCGATACGCGAGCTAGGGCGTGTCGAGCGGCACCTCGGTGTACTGCGGGCGGAACTCATCCGAGCTGAAGGTGAATCCCCTCCCGCTCTGCTCGCTCACGCACGAGACCCCCGTCTTCTCCTGAATGTTGCACCGGAACAGGGCTGCGATCAGAGTCCTGTTGAACGGCAACACCTTAGCGGTCTCCGGCGGCGCGAATCCTGGCTCCGCCAACGCGGCGAAATACGGGTCGCCCTCCGGTTCGACGACGATCGCGTTGGGCGGCACCTCTTCGCCTTCGGCGTCGCGCACCGTGTCCGGCGCACCCGCGATGCTGAGTGCGCCCCCGCCCTTGGCCTGGCATCCCGCCTTGTCGCGGGGGAGGATGGCACATTGCCAGCGACCGCTGGGTGTGGCGAAGTAATACGCGGCCTGATCCTGCGTATACCCGACGAAATCGAACGCGTTGGCCAAGTGCACGGAATCGGTCGGCGGAAGCTGTGGCGCGACCGGCCCCGCCGATGTCGGAAACGTCGCCCACTCGCCAGTGTCGACGACGCCTCCGCCCGAGCAACCCGCCACGAGCAACAGCGCCGCAGAGGTCAAAGTGATGGCACGCATTCTGACCCAACAGCGTGCCCGAACCCGATTTCGGCGGATCAACCGGGGGTCATCAACTCCTTGAGCCGACGCGCGTTGCGCACGGCGTGGCCGCCGAGATCGTTGTTGAAGTACACGTCAACGCGCCTGCCCTCCTGCTGCCACGCGACGAGGCGGTCGGCCCACCGGCGCAGGTCGTCCTCGGAGTAGGAGCCGGTGTACAGCGAGGCAGGCTCGGGGCCGTGCATGCGGACGTAGACCAGGTCGCTGGTGGCCCGGGGCACACAGGGCAATTGCGCACCGCTCATCACGACGTACGCGGCGCCGTGACGCTCGAGCAAGGAGAACACCGCGGGGTCGTTCCACGTCGGATGACGCAGCTCCATCGCCACGGGGATCGACTGCGGCATCAGGCCGAGGAAGTGATCCAGTCGCGCATCGTCGCGTTCCACCCCGGGATGGAGTTGGACCAGCAGCGCTTCGGCCCGGTCGCCGAGTGCGGTCCAGCATCGCTCGAACCGCTCGACCCACGGCTCCGCCGACTTCAGCCTGCGGTAGTGCGTCAGTCCGCGGTGCGCCTTGACCGCCATCGTGAAGCCCGCAGGCAGCCGCTGCCGCCATCCGGCGAACGCGTCGTCGCGGGGCCAGCGGTAGAAGCTTGCGTTGAGTTCGACGGTGTCGAACTCCTCGACGTAGCGGGCCAGCCGTTTCGCAACCGGCATCCCGGCGGGATACAGCACGTCGGTCCAGTGGTCATATGACCACCCCGAGGTCCCGATCCGGATCACGCCACCAGTTCGGCGCGCACGTCGTCGTCCAGCGAGACGCGCACCAGCGCCGCGGCAAGCGTCGCGGTCCTGCGCGGCGCGAGCGCGCTCAGCGAGGCGGGGTCGGCGGGCAGGCCGATTTCGCGCGCGGCGTCGGCGGCGCGCTGGTCGAAGTGTGGTCGCACCCACGTCCACACGTCCTGTATTTCGCGAAGGAAAATCTCAGCGCCGGTGTCTCCGATTCCTTTGAACCGCTTTAACAGTCGCTTCGCCTCCCCGACGTCGTGGTTGCTGGCGGCGGCCAGCCGGCGCAGGTCGCCGCCGTAGTCGTCATTCAGCATGGTGGCGATGTCAGCGAGCCGGGTGGCCGAGCTCTCGTCGTAGCGGACGTAGTGCGCCCGCCCGAACGCGGTGATCAATGTGTGGCGATCGGCGGTCAGCACCGCCTTCGGGGACCTCAGACCGGCCGCGAAAAGCTCCCGCGCAGCCCTCGTCGCGATCGTCGCGTCGATCGGCTTGCTCGCGAGCATGCACAGCGTGAGGAGCTGGAACAGCGGCATCGGCTTGTCCCGCAACGTGATGCCGGCTTCATCCGCATAGGTGGTGCCCGCGACCTTCATCAGGCGACCGACGAGGTCCTTGTTCGATGACCGTGCCACCCGATACGGCTACCCGTAGGCCGGCAACGGAAACGTCACTTCGGCGGCAGCGACTTGGCGTAGTCCACGCCTCGGGCCACCCACGACTGCAGTTGGCGTTTGGTGTTGACGCCGTCACCGGACACCCGCAGCCATCCGCGGGTCTCCCGTCCTGCCATCACCATCGGTTCGACGTGCTCGCGAGCGAGCAGCTTCTCGGTCTCGGCCGGTGGTACCCGGACCATCAGCCCGCCGCGGCCGCTCGCTGCCACCGACATGTTGCCGTTGACCAAGAACGCCAACCCGCCGAACATCCGCTTCTCTTCCACTCCCTTCTCCGCGCCGAGGAGTTCGCGGATGCGGTCGGCGAGGTCTTGGTCGTACGCCATGGCACGACGGTAGACCGGGTTCGGATGCTTCAACGCGAACAGACGCAAAAGTCCCGACAACACCGGCGTGTCGGGAGCTTTTGCGTCTGCTCGCGCTATGTGGTTGTCAGGCCGCGCTGGTCGCCAACGCCTCCACCGGTTCCAACGCCTGGGCGACGATGTCGGCGACATCGGTCATCGGCCGCACGTCGAGCACCTCGAGCACCTCGGCAGGGACGTCGTCCAGGTCGGGTTCGTTGCGCTGCGGGATGAAAACCGTTGACAGGCCTGCACGTTGGGCGGCCAGCAGTTTCTGCTTGATCCCGCCGATCGACAGCACCCGACCGTTGAGCGTCACCTCACCGGTCATTCCGACGTCGGAGCGGACCTGACGTCCGGTGGCCATCGACACCAGGGCGGTGACCATGGTGACACCCGCCGAGGGACCGTCCTTGGGCACCGCACCCGCAGGCACGTGCACGTGGATCTTGCGGTCCAACGCCGTCGGGTCGACGCCGAGCTGGTCGGCGTGCGAGCGGACGTAGGACAGCGCGATCTGCGCCGACTCCTTCATCACATCGCCCAGCTGACCGGTCAGCTGCAGGCTCGACTCGCCCTCGGTCGACCCGGCTTCGATGTAGAGCACGTCGCCGCCGAGGCCGGTGACGGCCAGGCCGGTCGCAACGCCGGGCACCGCCGTGCGTTCCTGGGACTCCGGGGTGAACCTCGGGCGGCCAAGGTAGCCAACCAGGTCCGGCTCATCGATGGTCAACGGATCCGCGTTCTCGGCGAGCTTGGTGGTCGCCTTGCGCAGCGCCTTGGCCAGCAGCCGCTCGAACTGGCGCACACCTGGTTCGCGGGTGTAATCGGCGGCGATCTTACGCAGCGCGGCGTCGGTGACCGTGACCTCGTCGTCGGTCAACGCCGCCCGCTCGCGCTGCCTCGGCAGCAGGAAGTCGCGGGCGATGGCGACCTTGTCGTCCTCGGTGTAACCGTCGATCTGGACCAGCTCCATCCGGTCCAGCAGCGCCGAC is a genomic window of Mycobacterium sp. ITM-2016-00318 containing:
- a CDS encoding acetyl-CoA acetyltransferase, producing MTPPPRTPVLVGYGQVNQLEENPSVEPIGLMADAAHAAACPRVLQAVDSVRIVNILSWRYRDPGRLLAQQIGADNASTRYTGVGGNVPQTLVNQACLDIQSGRADVVLIAGAETFRTRTRLRNRGVKPDWTSEPESVPFAEGANENLPMVGPAELRINLDRPAYVYPLFEQALRIAAGESPDEHRRRIGALWSRFSEVAQANPHAWSRSALSADDIWQPNESNRMISWPYTKLMNSNNMVDQGAVVIVASAEKANRLQIPTERWVFPYAGTDAHDTYAVGERLELSESPAIRIGGSRALELAGVGVDDIDLIDVYSCFPSAVQVAAAELGLALSDANRPLTVTGGLTFAGGPWNNYVTHSIATMAQRLAGNSGQLGLITANGGYLTKHSFGVYGSEPPAHQFRWEDVQSTVDAEPTRVAEVEWSGVGTVEAWTTPFDRDGAAQKAFLAVRTPDDSRTLAVISDAGQADVTVREDIARAKVAVHPDGTATLE
- a CDS encoding DUF72 domain-containing protein; protein product: MIRIGTSGWSYDHWTDVLYPAGMPVAKRLARYVEEFDTVELNASFYRWPRDDAFAGWRQRLPAGFTMAVKAHRGLTHYRRLKSAEPWVERFERCWTALGDRAEALLVQLHPGVERDDARLDHFLGLMPQSIPVAMELRHPTWNDPAVFSLLERHGAAYVVMSGAQLPCVPRATSDLVYVRMHGPEPASLYTGSYSEDDLRRWADRLVAWQQEGRRVDVYFNNDLGGHAVRNARRLKELMTPG
- a CDS encoding endonuclease codes for the protein MKVAGTTYADEAGITLRDKPMPLFQLLTLCMLASKPIDATIATRAARELFAAGLRSPKAVLTADRHTLITAFGRAHYVRYDESSATRLADIATMLNDDYGGDLRRLAAASNHDVGEAKRLLKRFKGIGDTGAEIFLREIQDVWTWVRPHFDQRAADAAREIGLPADPASLSALAPRRTATLAAALVRVSLDDDVRAELVA
- a CDS encoding TfoX/Sxy family protein: MAYDQDLADRIRELLGAEKGVEEKRMFGGLAFLVNGNMSVAASGRGGLMVRVPPAETEKLLAREHVEPMVMAGRETRGWLRVSGDGVNTKRQLQSWVARGVDYAKSLPPK